In the genome of Patescibacteria group bacterium, one region contains:
- a CDS encoding pitrilysin family protein — protein sequence MFKITKLPNQLEVVAAPIDGAKTVTVLVMAATGSRFENKGNSGISHFLEHMFFKGTVKRSTTLEISSALDRVGGEFNAFTGKEYTGYYVKVEAGHLELALDVLSDILLNSKFSEEEISREKGVIIEELNMYRDNPLIYIEDLFEQCLYGDTPAGRDTIGTKATILGLNRRKILDYVATQYSSDKTIISLAGGLKPGAVKLVDKYFNNFFKKDYREKLKTNDEQARPKLNLFYKPTDQAHLSLGVRTYNYGDKNEIIAKIISLILGGTMSSRLFTELRERRGLAYYVRTNNEPYTDSGYLTTQAGVPIGKLAEAVKIILDEYKRLTEKLVGAEELSRVKQCLIGRSALQLESSDSVASWYARQAILFKEQKRQDKILTPEEYYTRIKKVGASDIRRVAREIFVKKKLNLAAIGPYKDKGKFEKMLEL from the coding sequence ATGTTTAAAATAACCAAACTGCCTAATCAGCTGGAAGTAGTTGCCGCGCCGATTGACGGCGCTAAAACAGTGACGGTTTTAGTTATGGCGGCCACGGGTTCAAGGTTTGAGAATAAAGGCAATAGCGGTATCTCGCATTTTTTAGAGCATATGTTTTTTAAAGGCACGGTTAAGCGCTCGACTACCTTAGAAATTTCTTCGGCCCTAGACCGGGTGGGCGGAGAATTTAACGCTTTTACCGGCAAAGAATACACCGGCTACTACGTTAAAGTTGAAGCCGGACATCTGGAATTAGCCTTAGATGTTTTAAGCGACATATTGTTAAATTCAAAATTTTCAGAAGAAGAAATCAGCCGCGAAAAGGGCGTGATAATAGAAGAGTTGAATATGTACCGTGATAATCCGTTAATTTATATTGAAGATTTATTTGAGCAATGCCTTTACGGCGATACGCCGGCCGGCCGCGACACTATCGGAACCAAGGCAACCATTTTAGGGCTAAACCGGCGAAAAATTTTGGATTATGTGGCTACGCAGTACAGCTCCGATAAAACAATTATCAGTTTAGCCGGCGGTCTTAAGCCCGGGGCCGTAAAACTAGTTGATAAATATTTTAATAATTTTTTCAAGAAAGATTATCGGGAAAAATTAAAAACCAACGATGAGCAAGCGCGGCCCAAGCTTAATTTATTTTATAAGCCGACCGATCAGGCGCATCTGTCGCTTGGAGTCAGAACTTATAACTATGGCGACAAAAATGAAATTATAGCAAAAATTATTTCCCTGATTTTAGGCGGGACCATGAGTTCGCGCCTGTTTACCGAGCTAAGGGAAAGGCGCGGTTTAGCCTATTACGTCAGGACCAATAACGAGCCGTACACCGATTCCGGCTATTTAACCACCCAGGCCGGCGTGCCCATAGGAAAATTAGCCGAAGCCGTAAAAATAATTTTAGATGAATATAAAAGGCTGACGGAAAAATTAGTCGGCGCCGAAGAATTAAGCCGCGTTAAGCAATGCTTAATCGGCCGTTCGGCCCTGCAGCTTGAATCATCGGACAGCGTGGCTAGCTGGTACGCCCGGCAGGCGATTTTATTTAAAGAGCAAAAAAGGCAAGATAAAATTTTAACGCCGGAAGAGTATTACACTCGGATTAAAAAAGTCGGCGCTTCCGACATCCGCCGCGTGGCTCGGGAAATTTTTGTTAAGAAAAAATTAAATTTAGCCGCCATCGGGCCGTATAAAGATAAAGGGAAGTTTGAGAAGATGCTGGAGCTATAA